AACACCCCCGCAGTCATCGTGTTCGACAATGAATTCCATCAGACCATGCCGAAAAAGGCGTTCCTCTACCCCCTGCCCATGGAGTTCTACACCCGGCTCAAGATTCGCCGGTACGGGTTCCACGGCACGTCGCACAAGTATGTGTCCAAGGCAGCGGCCCGTTTTTTGAACAAGCCGCTGGACCAGAGCAACCTGATCACGGTACACTTGGGCAACGGTTGCTCGATGGCCGCCATACGGAACGGCAAATGCGTGGATACCACCATGGGCCTGACCCCGCTGGCCGGGCTGATGATGGGCACCCGTTCGGGCGACATCGACCCCTCGATCCATGCCTATCTGGCGGACAATACGGATCTCGACCCCAGGGAAGTGGACACGCTGCTCAACAAGAAGAGCGGCATGTTCGGCATCTGCGGCCTGAGCGACATGCGCGACGTGCACGCCGCCAGGGAAAAAGGGGATGAAAACGCCCAGTTGGCCTTTGACATGTTTGCGTATCGCGTTAAGAAGACTCTCGGCGCATATGCGGCAATCCTCGGTTCCGTGGACGCAGTGGTGTTCACGGCCGGGATTGGCGAGAATGACGACGCGGTCCGCGCCGCTGCCTGTGACGGTCTCTCCCTCCTCGGAATATCTGTGGACCCGGAACTGAATGCGACCCGCTCCCCCGGGATCAGGGCCATCCACACCAGTGGAAGCGCCGTGTCCGTGCTCGTGATTCCCACGAACGAGGAACTGGAGATTGCGCAGACGACAAGGGCCATCGTTGCCGGCTGATGACTGAATAAGCGTATAATCTGAAAAGGGTACACCAATAACAACGGAGCTTATCATGTCCAAGAAAATGAAGACCATGGACGGCAACACCGCTGCCGCCCACGTGGCCTACGCCCTGAGCGAGACCGCGGCCATCTACCCAATCACGCCCTCGTCCACCATGGGCGAGATCGCGGACGAATGGGCATCCCAGGGACGAAAGAACATTTTCGGCCAGACCGTCAAGGTCCGCCAGATGCAGTCCGAGGCCGGTGCAGCCGGCGCAGTGCACGGCGCACTTGCCGGAGGTTCGCTCACCAGCACCTTCACCGCATCGCAGGGCCTGCTGTTGATGATTCCCAACATGTACAAGATTTCGGGCGAGCTCCTGCCCGGCGTTTTTCATGTCTCGGCCCGCGCCGTGGCCGGACACGCCCTGTCCATCTTCGGCGACCATCAGGACGTGATGGCCTGCCGCCAGACCGGTTTCGCCATGCTGGCCGAAGCCTCGGTGCAGGAAGTCATGGACCTCGCCCTCGTGGCGCATCTGTCCGCCATCGAATCCAGCGTGCCGTTCGTGAGCTATTTCGACGGATTCCGGACCTCGCATGAAATCCAGAAGATCGAACTGATCGACTACGAGGACATGAAACCGCTGGTGAACATGGAAAAGGTCGAGACCTTCCGCGCCCGCGCCATGAACCCCGAGCATCCGAACATCCGCGGCACCGCCCAGAACCCGGACATCTACTTTCAGGGCCGCGAGGCTGCCAACGCCTACTACGACAAGCTGCCCGAAATCGTGGAAGGCTACATGAACAAGGTCAGCGCCCTGACCGGCCGCTCCTACAAGCCCTTCGACTACGTGGGCGCTCCCGACGCCGAACGCGTGATCATTTCCATGGGTTCCTCGTGCGAGGCCATCGAGGAAGTGGTCAACATGCTCGTGGCCAAGGGCGAAAAGGTCGGCCTGCTCAAGGTCCGCCTGTACCGTCCGTTCTCGGCCAAACACTTTCTGGCCGTG
Above is a window of Pseudodesulfovibrio tunisiensis DNA encoding:
- a CDS encoding acetate kinase, which translates into the protein MKILVINSGSSSLKYQLLDMETEAALASGVVERIGDPMGGASHKSHPGTDREQKHSEQLPVPDHGAAMQIMIDKLTGKDLGVIASMEEVDAIGHRVVQGGELFAAPVRVTKKVIDDLWSIQSLAPVHHSANMTGIEVAWELFPNTPAVIVFDNEFHQTMPKKAFLYPLPMEFYTRLKIRRYGFHGTSHKYVSKAAARFLNKPLDQSNLITVHLGNGCSMAAIRNGKCVDTTMGLTPLAGLMMGTRSGDIDPSIHAYLADNTDLDPREVDTLLNKKSGMFGICGLSDMRDVHAAREKGDENAQLAFDMFAYRVKKTLGAYAAILGSVDAVVFTAGIGENDDAVRAAACDGLSLLGISVDPELNATRSPGIRAIHTSGSAVSVLVIPTNEELEIAQTTRAIVAG